The following proteins are co-located in the Ailuropoda melanoleuca isolate Jingjing chromosome 13, ASM200744v2, whole genome shotgun sequence genome:
- the LOC100464194 gene encoding LOW QUALITY PROTEIN: olfactory receptor-like protein DTMT (The sequence of the model RefSeq protein was modified relative to this genomic sequence to represent the inferred CDS: substituted 1 base at 1 genomic stop codon) gives MKMGNQTVVSEFVLLGLPIDPDQXDLFYALFLAMYVTTIVGNLLIVVLICLDSHLHTPMYLFLSNLSFSDLCFSSVTMPKLLQNMQSRVPSIPYAGCLTQMYFFLLFADLESFLLVAMAYDHYVAICFPLHYTTIMSPKLCLSLVVLSWILTTFTSLLHTLLMARLSFCFLSIH, from the coding sequence atgaaaatggGAAACCAAACTGTCGTCTCAGAATTCGTCCTCCTGGGCCTGCCCATTGATCCAGATCAGTGAGACCTGTTCTATGCCCTGTTCCTGGCCATGTATGTTACCACCATCGTGGGGAACCTTCTCATCGTCGTCCTCATTTGCCtggactcccacctccacacacccatgtatttGTTTCTCAGCAATTTATCCTTCTCCgacctctgcttctcctctgtcaCAATGCCCAAATTGCTGCAGAACATGCAGAGCCGAGTCCCATCCATCCCCTATGCTGGCTGCCTGACCCAGATGTACTTCTTCCTGCTTTTTGCAGACCTGGAGAGCTTCCTCTTGGTGGCCATGGCCTATGACCACTACGTGGCCATCTGCTTCCCCCTGCACTACACCACCATCATGAGCCCCAAGCTTTGTCTCTCCCTGGTGGTGTTGTCCTGGATTCTGACCACTTTTACCTCTTTGTTGCACACCCTGCTCATGGCTCGGTTGTCTTTTT